One Dromiciops gliroides isolate mDroGli1 chromosome 3, mDroGli1.pri, whole genome shotgun sequence DNA segment encodes these proteins:
- the WDR45 gene encoding WD repeat domain phosphoinositide-interacting protein 4: MAQKPQLRGMTSLRFNQDQSCFCCAMETGVRIYNVEPLMEKGHLDHEQVGSVALVEMLHRSNLLAIVGGGGSPKFSEISVLVWDDAREGRDSQDKLVLEFTFTKPALAVRMRHDKIVIVLRNRIYVYSFPNDPQKLFEFDTRDNPKGLCDLCPSLEKQLLVFPGHKCGSLQLVDLASTKPGTSSAPFTINAHQSEVACVSLNQPGTVVASASQKGTLIRLFDTQTKEKLVELRRGTDPATLYCINFSHDSSFLCASSDKGTVHVFALKDTRLNRRSALARVGKVGPMIGQYVDSQWSLASFTVPAESACICAFGRNTSKNVNSVIAICVDGTFHKYVFTPDGNCNREAFDVYLDICDDDDF; this comes from the coding sequence ATGGCTCAGAAGCCGCAGCTCCGCGGGATGACCAGCCTGCGCTTCAACCAGGACCAGAGTTGTTTCTGTTGTGCCATGGAGACGGGCGTCCGGATCTACAACGTGGAGCCCCTGATGGAGAAGGGCCACCTGGATCACGAGCAGGTGGGCAGCGTAGCGCTGGTGGAGATGCTCCACCGCTCCAACCTGCTGGCCATTGTGGGCGGCGGCGGCAGCCCCAAGTTCTCGGAGATCTCGGTGCTGGTGTGGGACGACGCCCGCGAGGGCCGAGACAGCCAGGACAAGCTGGTGCTCGAGTTCACCTTCACCAAGCCCGCCCTGGCCGTGCGCATGCGGCACGACAAGATCGTCATCGTCCTGCGGAACCGCATCTACGTCTACTCCTTCCCCAACGACCCGCAGAAGCTGTTCGAGTTCGACACCCGTGACAACCCCAAGGGCCTGTGCGATCTCTGCCCCAGCCTGGAGAAGCAGTTGCTGGTGTTCCCGGGCCACAAGTGCGGCAGCCTCCAGCTCGTGGACCTGGCCAGCACCAAGCCCGGCACGTCGTCGGCGCCCTTCACCATCAACGCGCACCAGAGCGAGGTGGCCTGTGTGTCCCTCAACCAGCCCGGCACCGTGGTGGCGTCCGCCTCGCAGAAGGGCACCCTCATCCGCCTCTTCGACACGCAGACCAAGGAGAAGCTGGTGGAGCTGAGGCGCGGCACCGACCCGGCCACCCTCTACTGCATCAACTTCAGCCACGACTCCTCCTTCCTCTGCGCCTCCAGTGACAAGGGCACCGTCCACGTCTTCGCTCTCAAAGACACCAGGCTCAACCGGAGATCCGCCCTGGCGCGGGTGGGCAAGGTGGGCCCCATGATCGGTCAGTACGTGGACTCGCAGTGGAGCCTGGCCAGCTTCACCGTCCCCGCCGAGTCAGCCTGCATCTGTGCTTTTGGCCGCAACACGTCCAAGAATGTCAACTCCGTCATTGCCATCTGCGTGGACGGCACTTTCCACAAGTACGTCTTCACCCCCGATGGGAACTGTAACAGGGAAGCCTTCGATGTGTACCTGGACATCTGCGACGACGATGACTTCTGA